A window of the Euzebya pacifica genome harbors these coding sequences:
- the uvrA gene encoding excinuclease ABC subunit UvrA, with the protein MTFDPTDPYVHVRGAREHNLKHVDIDVPRDAMVAFTGVSGSGKSSLAFGTLYAEAQRRYFESVAPYARRLLQQTGAPHVEEITGLPPAVALQQRRGAPSSRSTVGTLTTLSNLVRMLYSRAGTYPEGAERLEAESFSPNTTAGACPRCGGLGVDHDVAEDLMVPDTTLTIREGAIAAWPGAWQGKNLLRITKAVGIDVDTPWRDLAKDDRDWLLYTDEQPKVLIRRRGEPDDSTGRDYHGTFSSARRHVRHTLANTKSQMMRDKVLAFVRSTTCAACHGTGLQTESLRVTFGGLTIAEMNALSFTELVKVLRPVAELVEVDVATSTADSGERTEVAVRLCTDLLARVQVLLDLGLGYLSMGRVSTTLSPGETQRLRIATQLRSGLFGVVYVLDEPSAGLHPADAEPLLEVLEQLKASGNSLFVVEHDMDVVRRADWVVDLGPLAGEAGGQVLYSGPVDGLEAVEESATAAYLFGRAASIEGHDRDPQGWLHLRGVSRHNLVDLDVDVPLCVMTAVTGVSGSGKSTLVSQVLAELVRRHLGQAPDDAEDTEVHLDVDDAEGLESFNRLVRVDQRPIGRTPRSNLATYTGLFDAVRKLYAETAEARARGYSPGRFSFNVAEGRCETCQGEGFVEVELLFLPGTYAPCPTCHGARYDAATLEITYRDRSVADVLAMSVDEAATFLADVPSAARSLGTLQDVGLGYLRLGQPATELSGGEAQRIKLATELQRARRGHALYLLDEPTSGLHPADVALLLRQLHRLVDAGNTVVLVEHDLDTIASVDHVIDLGPGGGDEGGRVVATGTPREVSRATGSATAPYLARRLDRRAVATPRS; encoded by the coding sequence ATGACCTTCGACCCGACCGATCCGTACGTCCACGTCCGCGGCGCGCGCGAGCACAACCTCAAGCACGTCGACATCGACGTGCCTCGCGACGCGATGGTCGCCTTCACCGGCGTGTCGGGGTCCGGCAAGTCCTCGCTGGCCTTCGGCACCCTCTACGCCGAGGCGCAGCGCCGCTACTTCGAGTCCGTCGCGCCCTACGCCCGGCGGCTGCTGCAGCAGACCGGTGCGCCGCACGTGGAGGAGATCACCGGCCTGCCCCCGGCCGTGGCGCTGCAGCAACGCCGCGGCGCCCCGAGCTCGCGGTCCACGGTCGGGACCCTGACGACGCTGTCGAACCTCGTCCGGATGCTGTACTCGCGGGCCGGCACCTACCCCGAGGGGGCCGAGCGGCTGGAGGCCGAGTCGTTCTCGCCCAACACCACCGCCGGCGCCTGCCCGCGTTGTGGCGGGCTCGGTGTGGACCACGACGTCGCCGAGGACCTGATGGTCCCCGACACCACCCTCACGATCCGCGAGGGGGCGATCGCCGCCTGGCCGGGCGCCTGGCAGGGCAAGAACCTGCTGCGCATCACCAAGGCGGTGGGCATCGACGTCGACACCCCGTGGCGGGACCTCGCGAAGGATGACCGCGACTGGCTGCTGTACACCGACGAGCAGCCGAAGGTCCTGATCCGCAGGCGTGGAGAGCCCGACGACTCGACCGGCCGCGACTACCACGGCACGTTCTCCAGCGCCCGCCGGCACGTCCGGCACACCCTGGCCAACACCAAGAGCCAGATGATGCGCGACAAGGTCCTGGCCTTCGTGCGCAGCACCACCTGCGCGGCCTGCCACGGCACCGGACTGCAGACCGAATCGCTGCGGGTCACCTTCGGCGGCCTGACGATCGCGGAGATGAACGCCCTGTCGTTCACCGAGCTGGTGAAGGTACTGCGGCCGGTCGCCGAGCTCGTCGAGGTCGACGTCGCCACCTCGACAGCGGACTCCGGTGAGCGCACCGAGGTCGCCGTGCGGCTGTGCACCGACCTGCTGGCCCGGGTGCAGGTCCTGCTGGACCTCGGCCTCGGCTACCTGTCGATGGGACGGGTCTCCACGACGCTGTCGCCCGGTGAGACGCAGCGGCTGCGGATCGCCACCCAGCTGCGCTCGGGCCTGTTCGGCGTCGTCTACGTGCTGGACGAACCCTCGGCCGGGCTGCATCCGGCCGACGCCGAACCGTTGCTGGAGGTGCTGGAGCAGCTGAAGGCCTCGGGCAACTCGTTGTTCGTCGTCGAGCACGACATGGACGTGGTGCGTCGGGCCGACTGGGTCGTCGACCTCGGTCCGCTGGCCGGCGAGGCCGGCGGGCAGGTGCTGTACTCCGGCCCGGTCGACGGGCTGGAGGCGGTGGAGGAGTCCGCCACCGCCGCGTACCTGTTCGGGCGGGCCGCCTCGATCGAGGGACACGACCGTGACCCGCAGGGCTGGCTGCACCTGCGAGGGGTCAGCCGGCACAACCTGGTCGACCTCGACGTGGACGTGCCCCTGTGCGTCATGACCGCGGTGACCGGGGTGTCCGGGTCGGGCAAGTCCACCCTGGTCAGCCAGGTCCTGGCCGAGCTGGTCCGCCGTCATCTGGGGCAGGCCCCCGACGACGCCGAGGACACCGAGGTCCACCTCGACGTCGATGATGCAGAGGGCCTGGAGTCCTTCAACCGCTTGGTGCGTGTCGACCAGCGACCGATCGGCCGAACCCCACGATCCAACCTGGCCACCTACACCGGGCTGTTCGACGCCGTCCGCAAGCTGTACGCGGAGACGGCGGAGGCCCGGGCGCGGGGCTACTCCCCGGGACGGTTCTCCTTCAACGTGGCCGAGGGGCGATGCGAAACCTGTCAGGGCGAGGGGTTCGTCGAGGTCGAGCTGCTGTTCCTGCCCGGCACCTACGCGCCCTGCCCGACGTGTCATGGAGCCCGCTACGACGCCGCGACGCTGGAGATCACCTACCGCGATCGAAGCGTCGCCGACGTGCTGGCGATGTCGGTCGACGAAGCAGCGACGTTCCTCGCCGACGTGCCCTCCGCGGCACGCAGCCTGGGGACCCTCCAGGACGTGGGGCTGGGCTACCTGCGGCTGGGGCAGCCGGCGACGGAGCTGAGCGGCGGCGAGGCCCAGCGGATCAAGCTGGCCACCGAGCTGCAGCGCGCCCGCCGGGGGCACGCGCTGTACCTGCTGGACGAGCCGACGTCGGGGTTGCATCCCGCCGACGTCGCCCTGCTGCTGCGGCAGCTGCACCGGCTGGTCGACGCCGGCAACACTGTGGTCCTGGTCGAGCACGACCTGGACACCATCGCCAGCGTCGACCACGTCATCGACCTGGGACCCGGCGGCGGGGACGAGGGCGGTCGCGTGGTCGCCACGGGCACCCCGAGGGAGGTGTCCCGGGCGACGGGCAGCGCGACCGCCCCCTACCTTGCCCGACGGCTGGACCGCCGGGCCGTGGCTACTCCACGCTCGTGA
- a CDS encoding FAD-binding oxidoreductase: MTTLLPPTPAPTPAVPHELLAARTTGPVVVRGDAAYDALVQPWNLAIPVLPDAVLAARTDDDVVEAVRFARAHGLQVTPQATGHGPMASLVGQILVDTKGLDECVVHPEGWARVGAGVKWLRVVEAAAPLGLAPLSGSITDVGVVGYTTGGGLGPMARTHGLASDRVRAFEVVTGDGLLRRVTPTEHPELFFGLRGGKGMLGIVTAVEFDLVRQPTFYGGSLWFDAADAPSVLHRWKSWSDQLPTVATTSFAVFQLPADDPMVPPPLAGRTTVSIRYVWTGDDDEGARWFEAMRNAGPVILDDVATKPYTAIDSVHTDPLDPIPTHEAGTVLRDLPLDAVDALIALTGAGAQSPQILVEVRQLGGAVRDERRGASAFCSRGEGYSLLLVGIAGTPGLQDHGHAVLDAMTPWTGTYRLPNFSFSPEDLVVAYDQPTIARLRAATRTYDPDRVMALGRVLDLD; encoded by the coding sequence GTGACCACGCTCCTGCCCCCCACGCCCGCTCCCACACCCGCCGTTCCCCACGAGCTGCTCGCGGCGCGTACGACCGGCCCCGTCGTCGTTCGTGGCGACGCCGCCTACGACGCCCTGGTCCAGCCGTGGAACCTCGCGATCCCCGTCCTGCCCGACGCGGTGCTGGCCGCCCGTACCGACGACGACGTCGTCGAAGCCGTCCGGTTCGCCCGTGCCCACGGCCTGCAGGTCACGCCGCAGGCCACCGGCCATGGCCCGATGGCGTCGCTGGTCGGCCAGATCCTGGTCGACACCAAGGGCCTCGACGAGTGTGTCGTGCATCCCGAGGGCTGGGCCCGAGTGGGTGCCGGCGTCAAGTGGCTGCGCGTCGTCGAGGCGGCGGCGCCGCTTGGCCTCGCGCCGCTGTCGGGATCCATCACGGATGTCGGCGTCGTCGGCTACACCACCGGCGGTGGACTCGGTCCGATGGCGCGAACCCACGGGTTGGCCAGCGACCGCGTCCGCGCCTTCGAGGTCGTGACCGGTGACGGCTTGCTGCGCCGTGTCACGCCGACCGAGCACCCCGAGCTGTTCTTCGGGCTGCGCGGCGGCAAGGGCATGCTCGGCATCGTCACCGCCGTCGAGTTCGACCTGGTGCGGCAGCCCACGTTCTACGGCGGCTCGCTGTGGTTCGACGCGGCTGACGCCCCCTCCGTGCTCCACCGCTGGAAGTCGTGGTCCGATCAGCTGCCCACCGTCGCGACGACCTCGTTCGCGGTGTTCCAGCTGCCGGCCGATGACCCCATGGTCCCGCCGCCGCTGGCTGGACGCACGACGGTCTCGATCCGCTACGTGTGGACGGGCGACGACGACGAAGGTGCCCGTTGGTTCGAGGCGATGCGCAACGCCGGCCCGGTGATCCTCGACGACGTCGCGACCAAGCCCTACACCGCCATCGACTCGGTCCACACCGATCCGCTCGACCCGATCCCGACCCACGAGGCCGGCACGGTCCTGCGCGACCTGCCGCTGGATGCGGTGGACGCGCTGATCGCGCTCACCGGCGCCGGGGCCCAGTCCCCGCAGATCCTCGTCGAGGTCCGCCAGCTGGGCGGTGCCGTCCGCGACGAACGCCGTGGAGCCTCGGCCTTCTGCTCGCGAGGGGAGGGGTACTCCCTCCTGCTGGTCGGCATCGCCGGGACGCCCGGCCTGCAGGACCACGGGCATGCGGTCCTGGACGCCATGACCCCGTGGACCGGCACCTACCGGCTGCCCAACTTCTCCTTCTCCCCGGAGGACCTGGTCGTGGCCTACGACCAGCCGACGATCGCCCGGCTGCGGGCAGCCACGCGCACCTACGACCCGGACCGCGTCATGGCGCTCGGCCGGGTCCTGGACCTCGACTGA
- a CDS encoding FAD-binding oxidoreductase, producing MQIPSPARDQRHDELRGLCGGAVFLPGDPGYDDARIPWNLLVDAHPAAVVYPAFAEEVSEVLRAAARLGLRVAPQGTGHGALSLDSDLRDAVLLRTSAMTELTIDRERRSAWVGAGVRWGDVIRRAGAVGLAGLHMSSRDVGVVGSSLGGGISWYSRRLGLQSGTVTEVEVVLADGTVVRATDDEHADLLWAARGGGGGFGVVTGMAFDLFEVETVYAGMLVWDIDHAEVALRTWARWATDAPEEVTSIARLFNVPDVPEVPEVLRGRQVVVIGIVVMSDGARGATLIEPLRAIDPQMDTMDVVPAASVATLHLEPDDPSPAYANSVLLDELSDEAIDVILRTAGPASGSRLTTTEIRQLGGAIGRPSSRPGALDRVGGRFLLLGLGLDPDPSLWPAQRADSLKLLAALRPWAHRSVYLPMAEDEVDVERGWAPSSWERLRAIRAAADPNGLFVLPHEPARTSASRASGARE from the coding sequence GTGCAGATCCCATCCCCAGCGCGTGACCAGCGCCACGACGAGCTGCGAGGGCTGTGCGGCGGCGCCGTGTTCCTGCCGGGGGATCCGGGCTACGACGATGCGCGGATCCCGTGGAACCTGCTGGTGGACGCCCACCCCGCGGCCGTGGTCTACCCGGCGTTCGCGGAGGAGGTCAGCGAGGTCCTCCGTGCTGCCGCGCGGCTGGGTCTGCGCGTCGCCCCGCAGGGCACCGGACACGGAGCGCTGAGCCTGGACAGCGATCTGCGGGACGCCGTCCTGCTGCGAACCTCGGCCATGACGGAGCTGACCATCGACCGCGAACGGCGATCGGCCTGGGTGGGGGCGGGTGTCCGCTGGGGGGACGTCATCCGGCGGGCAGGCGCGGTCGGCCTGGCGGGCCTCCACATGTCCAGCCGCGACGTCGGCGTCGTCGGGTCCTCCCTTGGGGGCGGGATCAGCTGGTACTCCCGCCGCCTGGGCCTGCAGTCGGGAACCGTGACCGAGGTCGAGGTCGTCCTGGCCGACGGCACCGTCGTCCGTGCCACCGACGACGAGCACGCCGACCTCCTGTGGGCCGCACGGGGTGGCGGCGGCGGCTTCGGTGTCGTCACCGGCATGGCGTTCGACCTGTTCGAGGTGGAGACCGTCTACGCCGGCATGCTCGTCTGGGACATCGACCACGCCGAGGTGGCCCTCCGCACCTGGGCGCGATGGGCCACCGATGCCCCGGAGGAGGTCACCAGCATCGCGCGCCTGTTCAACGTGCCGGACGTGCCGGAGGTGCCCGAGGTGCTGCGTGGACGGCAGGTCGTCGTCATCGGCATCGTCGTCATGTCCGACGGGGCCCGGGGAGCGACGCTCATCGAGCCGCTGCGCGCTATCGACCCCCAGATGGACACCATGGACGTGGTGCCGGCGGCGTCCGTCGCCACGCTGCACCTCGAACCCGACGACCCCTCGCCGGCGTACGCCAACAGCGTCCTGCTCGACGAGCTCTCCGACGAGGCGATCGACGTCATCCTGCGCACTGCCGGGCCTGCCTCCGGGTCGCGCCTGACCACCACCGAGATCCGCCAGCTCGGTGGGGCGATCGGGCGACCCTCGTCGCGTCCCGGCGCCCTCGACCGGGTGGGCGGGCGGTTCCTGCTGCTCGGGCTCGGGCTCGACCCGGACCCCTCCCTGTGGCCGGCCCAGCGGGCGGACTCGCTGAAGCTCCTCGCGGCCCTGCGGCCCTGGGCCCACCGCTCGGTGTACCTGCCGATGGCCGAGGACGAGGTCGACGTGGAACGTGGATGGGCGCCGTCGTCGTGGGAGCGGCTGCGCGCCATCCGGGCTGCCGCCGACCCGAACGGCTTGTTCGTCCTGCCCCACGAGCCCGCCCGGACGAGCGCATCCCGGGCATCGGGGGCTCGCGAGTAG
- a CDS encoding BTAD domain-containing putative transcriptional regulator, whose protein sequence is MGETAPLELHVLGAVTATRDGVVLPLGGKRQRAVLAALVVARGQAVHLDRLADWVWAEAPPANVVAAVQSSISLLRRHLEPAAAARRRGTVIASAGGGYALRVADDAVDAWRFERAVSRAAGLRPVAAAEELRAALDLWTGPAFAEYDDQPWAAPEIVRLHELRDLARERLLAARLELDDPALLIGDLEALVAESPLREERWRLLALGLYRAQRQADALAALRRARETLADTLGVDPGPGLRAIEQQVLLQATTLDATGSPPEPPAPPGERTPPRATTMPPSQHPPRPAAAGADVRLLVERDEEVDTINGLLDGLDHGSGGLVVLEGLMGRGKTRLLAHASGEARSRGLAVATARSSAVEQPFGFGVVRQLFQPLVEDPSQPETVQVDGTELARDVLQHVCDDSDVDGFAVLHSLFRLTVAVAADRPLLILVDDLHWTDVASMRFLAYLAKRIADHPVAILVALRPGEADVGDGLVDALVVDCRHHLRLAPLSHDATRTLVEDRLGPAAGAFVDVCHRTTDGNPLLLEQVLGALACESIPPDVSHCDTVRALGSRAISDVVSLRLRRMPADAVAVARSVAVLGTDADIGTLVRIADLSDARMLDALDLLVRSDLLRDDPPRFVHPVVGDAVYAMMSAAERSIHHERAIAVLRPLGVPPDRLGAHALEAPRRGDGATVALLRAAARDALGRGAGDLGRRLLQRALEEPALGLEREDVLAELAGAESHELTTRPSRALVDILDEPDHGAPSADPIPSA, encoded by the coding sequence GTGGGCGAGACAGCACCGCTGGAGCTGCACGTGCTGGGCGCGGTCACCGCGACCCGGGACGGTGTCGTGTTGCCGTTGGGCGGCAAGCGACAGCGAGCGGTCCTGGCGGCGCTGGTCGTGGCCCGGGGGCAGGCCGTCCACCTGGACCGCCTCGCCGACTGGGTGTGGGCCGAGGCACCGCCGGCCAACGTTGTCGCAGCGGTGCAGTCCTCGATCAGCCTGCTCCGTCGACACCTCGAACCGGCTGCTGCGGCACGACGTCGAGGGACCGTCATCGCGAGCGCCGGTGGTGGCTACGCCCTGCGGGTCGCCGACGACGCGGTCGACGCCTGGCGCTTCGAACGGGCGGTGTCCCGGGCGGCGGGGCTCCGGCCGGTCGCTGCCGCCGAGGAGCTCCGCGCGGCGCTGGACCTGTGGACCGGACCGGCGTTCGCGGAGTACGACGACCAGCCCTGGGCAGCACCCGAGATCGTTCGCCTCCACGAGCTGCGCGACCTGGCCCGTGAACGGTTGCTCGCCGCCCGGCTGGAGCTGGACGACCCCGCGCTCCTGATCGGCGACCTCGAAGCCCTCGTCGCGGAGTCGCCGCTGCGCGAGGAGCGATGGCGACTGCTGGCCCTCGGCCTGTACCGCGCCCAACGACAGGCCGACGCCCTCGCCGCCCTGCGTCGGGCACGCGAGACCCTCGCCGACACCCTCGGAGTCGACCCCGGACCCGGTCTGCGGGCCATCGAGCAGCAGGTCCTGCTGCAGGCGACCACCCTCGACGCCACGGGCTCCCCTCCCGAGCCGCCAGCACCCCCTGGCGAACGGACGCCGCCGCGGGCCACCACGATGCCCCCGTCACAGCATCCGCCACGGCCTGCGGCCGCCGGGGCCGACGTGCGCCTTCTCGTCGAGCGCGACGAGGAGGTCGACACCATCAACGGCCTGCTCGATGGTCTCGACCACGGCAGCGGCGGCCTCGTCGTGCTGGAGGGCCTTATGGGACGGGGCAAGACCCGGCTCCTGGCCCACGCCAGCGGGGAGGCCCGCAGCCGCGGCCTGGCGGTGGCCACGGCACGCAGCAGCGCCGTGGAGCAACCGTTCGGGTTCGGGGTCGTGCGACAGCTGTTCCAGCCCCTCGTGGAGGACCCCAGCCAGCCCGAGACCGTGCAGGTCGACGGCACGGAGCTGGCCCGCGACGTCCTGCAGCACGTCTGTGACGACTCCGACGTCGACGGCTTCGCGGTCCTGCACAGCCTGTTCCGCCTGACCGTGGCCGTGGCGGCCGACCGCCCGTTGCTGATCCTCGTCGACGACCTCCACTGGACCGACGTCGCCTCGATGCGCTTCCTCGCCTACCTGGCCAAACGCATCGCCGACCACCCCGTGGCGATCCTCGTCGCGCTCCGCCCGGGCGAGGCCGATGTCGGCGACGGCCTCGTCGATGCGCTGGTCGTCGACTGTCGGCACCACCTTCGCCTGGCCCCGCTGTCCCACGACGCCACCCGCACCCTGGTGGAGGATCGGCTGGGCCCTGCCGCCGGGGCGTTCGTGGACGTCTGCCACCGCACGACCGACGGCAACCCGCTCCTGCTCGAGCAGGTCCTCGGTGCGCTGGCCTGTGAGTCGATTCCCCCCGACGTGTCCCACTGCGACACCGTCCGCGCTCTCGGGTCCCGGGCGATCAGCGACGTGGTGTCGCTGCGGCTGCGCCGCATGCCCGCGGACGCCGTGGCGGTCGCACGGTCGGTGGCGGTCCTCGGGACGGACGCCGACATCGGCACCCTCGTGCGCATCGCCGACCTGTCGGACGCGCGGATGCTCGACGCCCTGGACCTGCTGGTGCGCAGCGACCTGCTGCGCGACGACCCGCCGCGGTTCGTCCACCCGGTCGTCGGCGACGCCGTCTACGCGATGATGTCGGCGGCGGAACGCTCGATCCACCACGAACGGGCGATCGCGGTCCTGCGGCCCCTCGGAGTCCCGCCGGACCGGCTCGGCGCACACGCCCTGGAGGCACCCCGCCGGGGCGACGGGGCCACGGTGGCCCTGCTGCGAGCCGCGGCAAGGGACGCCCTCGGCCGCGGCGCCGGTGACCTCGGGCGGCGGCTGCTGCAACGCGCCCTGGAGGAGCCGGCGCTGGGTCTGGAGCGCGAGGACGTCCTTGCCGAGCTCGCCGGAGCCGAATCCCACGAGTTGACCACGAGACCGTCACGAGCGCTCGTCGACATCCTCGACGAACCGGACCATGGAGCCCCGAGTGCAGATCCCATCCCCAGCGCGTGA
- a CDS encoding type II toxin-antitoxin system PemK/MazF family toxin — MHRGEVWWADVPGDKRRPVLILTRERFIPRLRSLLVAPVTTTVRDIPTEVVLDQGVGMPQRCAANFDNTLTIPADAMVDRITALPEDVMAEVCAAYRFAAGC; from the coding sequence ATGCACAGGGGTGAGGTGTGGTGGGCCGACGTGCCAGGCGACAAGCGACGGCCCGTGCTGATCCTCACCCGCGAGCGGTTCATCCCCCGGCTGCGCAGCCTCTTGGTCGCCCCCGTGACCACCACGGTGCGCGACATCCCCACCGAGGTCGTTCTCGACCAGGGTGTCGGCATGCCGCAGCGGTGCGCCGCCAACTTCGACAACACGCTCACGATCCCGGCTGATGCGATGGTGGACCGGATCACGGCGCTCCCGGAGGACGTGATGGCCGAGGTGTGCGCCGCGTACCGGTTCGCCGCTGGCTGCTAG
- a CDS encoding type II toxin-antitoxin system CcdA family antitoxin encodes MGKRRISATIDPDTLDRAVALTGETNVSSLLEEALRELIDHRLEQRWLAGHDDSADRPTPTYDLAHIPWEDADAQG; translated from the coding sequence ATGGGGAAACGTCGTATCTCAGCCACCATCGACCCGGACACCCTGGATCGTGCGGTGGCGCTGACCGGGGAGACCAACGTGTCGTCGCTGTTGGAGGAGGCCCTGCGGGAGCTGATCGACCACCGGTTGGAGCAACGATGGCTGGCTGGTCACGACGACAGCGCCGACCGGCCGACCCCCACCTATGACCTTGCCCACATCCCATGGGAGGACGCTGATGCACAGGGGTGA
- a CDS encoding putative bifunctional diguanylate cyclase/phosphodiesterase has translation MEQQRRWLMMMVLGVPVLLSTADPVLLGSAHRAVQVGALLAITAGTAWGAVRHRPTVPAVGAFIAGVVVANAINLALELDSIVLVLVGFASGLGAIGLILRARRPRFRLVTAVDALAVTGAPFTIVALTATTQPLPPDAPTLLVANFVVLLLVVFTICLPYEVSRSLVIGLAAICMSTFADIATLLHHPFTAAGTNFMAAFPLLLLAVTVMHPTFTRVTTPVRLPDQRHRVVRVVLLSGSMAITLLLALSDERLLTDRGVLAVATPMLLAGLITFRMAGWITLLDGEARSQRTRLRTDPLTGLRSPTGLHSFLVDAEVAGPVPGWSMVVVDLDGFRRINDAFGLEGGDATLQAVATTLRAITPPDAGLARLDADEFAIVLPGEDLVRARRVALTAVAAIRELLNTGPTLGRLSLRASAGIAVENDGGAGTIDRLTHRALTAVGHAQQTGKQVLEFDPAMTTEASTDLALLRDLQQALQTGSGQIRPAFQPIVDLRTGRIVAVEALARWVRPDGTAVEPDRYIGLAEASGWIGALGQRMLQLSCEAGVALRRQHPDLRVHVNVSPVEAEQPSFVQATLATIHRSGLPLDAVVLEVTEQVFLPRSGAALDAFLTLAGEGVALALDDFGSGYASVGYLSRLPLAYIKIDKSFTAELGSEGALLEDLMPFLRARGPVIIAEGVETDVHLRNLERLGCALGQGWLLGRPILPLEPDGDPATILGLAVAQRFGTS, from the coding sequence GTGGAGCAGCAACGCCGCTGGCTGATGATGATGGTGCTGGGAGTACCGGTCCTGCTGAGCACGGCGGACCCGGTGCTGCTCGGAAGCGCCCATCGAGCGGTGCAGGTCGGAGCCCTGCTGGCCATCACCGCCGGCACGGCCTGGGGAGCGGTCCGCCATCGTCCGACCGTGCCCGCCGTGGGGGCGTTCATCGCGGGCGTCGTGGTGGCCAACGCCATCAACCTCGCACTCGAGCTCGACTCCATCGTGCTCGTCCTGGTCGGGTTCGCCTCCGGTCTCGGCGCCATCGGACTGATCCTGAGGGCGCGCCGACCTCGGTTCCGGCTGGTCACTGCCGTTGACGCGCTGGCTGTCACGGGAGCCCCGTTCACGATCGTCGCGCTCACCGCAACCACCCAGCCGTTGCCGCCGGACGCCCCGACCTTGCTGGTTGCCAACTTCGTCGTGCTGCTGCTGGTGGTCTTCACCATCTGCCTGCCCTACGAGGTCTCCCGATCACTCGTGATCGGGCTGGCCGCGATCTGCATGTCGACGTTCGCCGACATCGCCACCCTGCTGCATCACCCGTTCACCGCCGCAGGGACGAACTTCATGGCAGCGTTCCCGCTGCTGCTGCTGGCCGTCACCGTGATGCACCCGACGTTCACGAGGGTCACCACGCCGGTGCGGCTACCGGATCAGCGGCATCGGGTCGTTCGGGTCGTGCTGCTGTCCGGATCGATGGCCATCACCCTCTTGCTGGCACTCAGCGACGAACGGCTGCTCACCGACCGCGGTGTGCTGGCCGTGGCCACCCCGATGCTGCTTGCGGGCCTGATCACCTTCCGGATGGCCGGGTGGATCACGCTGCTGGACGGCGAGGCCCGCAGCCAACGGACGCGCCTCCGAACCGACCCGCTGACCGGGCTCCGGTCGCCCACCGGGCTGCACAGCTTCCTCGTGGACGCAGAGGTCGCGGGCCCGGTCCCCGGCTGGTCGATGGTGGTCGTCGACCTCGACGGATTCCGTCGTATCAATGACGCCTTCGGACTCGAGGGTGGCGACGCCACACTGCAGGCCGTGGCCACGACCCTGCGGGCGATCACCCCACCGGATGCAGGCCTCGCCCGCCTGGACGCAGACGAGTTCGCGATCGTCCTGCCGGGCGAGGACCTCGTCCGTGCCCGCCGCGTGGCCCTGACAGCAGTGGCAGCGATCAGGGAGTTGCTGAACACCGGCCCGACGCTCGGACGCCTGTCCCTCCGCGCCTCCGCCGGCATCGCGGTCGAGAACGATGGAGGCGCTGGCACCATCGATCGGTTGACCCACCGGGCACTCACCGCTGTCGGGCATGCCCAGCAGACCGGCAAGCAGGTCCTGGAGTTCGACCCGGCGATGACCACGGAGGCGTCCACGGACCTGGCGCTGCTCCGCGACCTCCAGCAGGCCCTCCAGACTGGTTCGGGACAGATCCGGCCGGCCTTCCAGCCGATCGTCGACCTGCGCACCGGTCGGATCGTGGCGGTGGAGGCCCTCGCGCGGTGGGTCCGTCCCGACGGCACCGCAGTCGAGCCGGATCGCTACATCGGCCTTGCCGAGGCCAGCGGCTGGATCGGCGCGCTCGGCCAGCGGATGCTGCAGCTGTCGTGCGAAGCCGGCGTGGCGCTCCGCCGGCAGCATCCCGACCTCCGCGTGCACGTCAACGTCTCACCGGTGGAGGCCGAGCAGCCGTCGTTCGTCCAGGCAACCCTTGCGACGATCCACCGGTCGGGGCTGCCGCTGGACGCGGTCGTCCTGGAGGTCACCGAGCAGGTGTTCCTCCCGCGCTCGGGGGCTGCGCTGGATGCGTTCCTCACCCTGGCCGGCGAGGGCGTGGCCCTGGCGCTGGACGACTTCGGCAGCGGGTACGCCTCGGTCGGCTACCTGTCGCGGCTGCCGCTGGCCTACATCAAGATCGACAAGTCGTTCACGGCCGAACTCGGATCGGAAGGGGCCCTGCTGGAGGATCTCATGCCCTTCCTCCGTGCACGCGGCCCGGTCATCATCGCCGAAGGCGTGGAGACCGACGTGCACCTCCGCAACCTCGAGCGCCTCGGCTGTGCGCTGGGGCAGGGGTGGCTGCTGGGGCGCCCGATCCTGCCCCTCGAGCCCGACGGCGATCCAGCGACGATCCTCGGGCTCGCAGTCGCCCAGCGCTTCGGCACCAGCTGA